The following DNA comes from Oxobacter pfennigii.
ATGAAATTCATACCCACCGGCGGAATTGATTTGAAAAATTTAAGCACTTATCTTTCCTTTGATAAAATAATCGCCTGCGGCGGGAGCTTCATGGTAAAAGAGGAATTCATAAAGAACAAGGAATGGGATAAAATAACTGCATTATCAAGGCAGGCTGTTGATATTATGCTGGGCTTTGAAATAGCACATGTGGGCATAAATGCGGCAAATGAAGAAGAAGCTTTATCTGTTGCAAATATGTTCGGCATGCTCTTTAATATGCTTGTTAAAAACGGCAACAGCTCCATATTTGCAGGAACTGCAGTAGAAGTTATGAAAGCTCCTTTCTTAGGAAAGAACGGGCATATCGGAATTAAAACCTACTCTATTCCAAGGGCAAAGGCTCATTTGGAAAGCAGGGGAATCAAATTTAATGAAAATAGTGTAAAATTGGATGCCAAGGGCAAAATAGCTGCTATTTATTTAGAACAGGAGATAGCAGGCTTTGCAGTGCACCTTGCACAGAAATAGGAGGAAATTTAAATGGCAAAGATAATCACATTCGGTGAGATAATGT
Coding sequences within:
- a CDS encoding bifunctional 4-hydroxy-2-oxoglutarate aldolase/2-dehydro-3-deoxy-phosphogluconate aldolase — translated: MNEVLKKISGIGIVPVIKIEDIENAVPLAKALIDGGLPIAEITFRAAGADKAIKAIKEAFPQMVVGAGTVLTIDQVKAAKDAGAEFIVSPGFNPKTVAYCNEIGMPITPGCTTASEIELAIEMGLEVVKFFPAEQSGGLDKIKSLAGPFANMKFIPTGGIDLKNLSTYLSFDKIIACGGSFMVKEEFIKNKEWDKITALSRQAVDIMLGFEIAHVGINAANEEEALSVANMFGMLFNMLVKNGNSSIFAGTAVEVMKAPFLGKNGHIGIKTYSIPRAKAHLESRGIKFNENSVKLDAKGKIAAIYLEQEIAGFAVHLAQK